The proteins below come from a single Chryseobacterium bernardetii genomic window:
- the lpdA gene encoding dihydrolipoyl dehydrogenase: MNYDIIVIGSGPGGYVTAIRAAQLGFKTAIIEKENLGGICLNWGCIPTKALLKSAQVFHYINHAEDYGLNKVEASFEFPNVIQRSRGVASKMSKGIEFLMKKNKIDVILGTAKVQKGKKVSVTDKDGKVAEYTANHIIIATGARSRELPNLPQDGKKVIGYRQALSLPEQPKSMIVVGSGAIGVEFADFYNTMGTKVTIVEFMPNIVPVEDEEISKHLEKSLKKSGIEIMTNASVESVDTTGEGVKANVKTANGNITLEADILLSAVGIAANIENIGLEEVGIQTDKGRVLVNEWYETSVPGYYAIGDIIPTQALAHVASAEGITCVEKIKGMHVEKIDYGNIPGCTYCHPEVASVGLTEKQAKEKGYEIKVGKFPLSASGKATANGNTDGFIKVIFDAKYGEWLGCHMIGEGVTDMVAEAVVARKLETTGHEIIKSIHPHPTVSEAIMEAAAAAYGEVIHI, encoded by the coding sequence ATGAATTACGATATTATTGTCATTGGAAGTGGTCCTGGTGGATATGTTACTGCGATCAGAGCAGCACAATTGGGTTTCAAAACCGCAATTATCGAGAAAGAAAACTTAGGAGGAATCTGCCTTAACTGGGGATGTATTCCAACCAAAGCTTTATTGAAATCTGCTCAGGTTTTTCATTATATCAACCATGCTGAAGACTACGGATTAAATAAAGTAGAAGCAAGCTTTGAATTCCCGAACGTGATTCAGAGAAGCCGTGGTGTTGCCAGCAAAATGAGCAAAGGAATCGAGTTCTTGATGAAAAAGAACAAGATTGACGTAATTCTTGGTACTGCAAAAGTACAGAAAGGTAAAAAAGTTTCCGTAACAGATAAAGACGGTAAAGTAGCTGAGTATACTGCTAACCACATTATCATCGCTACAGGAGCCCGTTCAAGAGAATTACCTAACTTACCGCAGGATGGTAAAAAAGTAATCGGATACAGACAGGCATTATCTCTTCCTGAGCAGCCAAAATCTATGATCGTTGTAGGTTCCGGAGCTATCGGGGTAGAATTTGCTGATTTCTATAACACAATGGGAACTAAAGTAACCATTGTTGAATTTATGCCAAACATCGTACCTGTAGAAGATGAAGAAATCTCTAAACACTTGGAGAAATCTCTGAAAAAATCAGGAATCGAAATCATGACTAACGCTTCTGTAGAAAGTGTAGACACTACAGGAGAAGGAGTAAAAGCTAACGTGAAAACAGCTAACGGAAACATTACACTTGAAGCTGATATCCTATTATCTGCTGTAGGTATTGCTGCTAATATTGAAAACATCGGTTTAGAAGAAGTAGGAATCCAGACAGATAAAGGAAGAGTTTTAGTAAACGAATGGTATGAAACTTCTGTACCTGGCTACTATGCAATTGGTGATATTATCCCAACTCAGGCATTAGCTCACGTTGCTTCTGCTGAAGGAATCACTTGTGTTGAGAAAATCAAAGGAATGCACGTTGAGAAAATTGACTATGGCAATATCCCTGGATGTACTTACTGTCACCCTGAAGTAGCTTCTGTAGGTCTTACTGAAAAGCAGGCTAAAGAAAAAGGTTACGAAATCAAAGTTGGTAAATTCCCTCTTTCTGCAAGCGGTAAAGCTACTGCAAACGGAAATACAGACGGATTTATCAAAGTAATCTTTGATGCTAAATATGGGGAGTGGTTAGGATGCCACATGATTGGTGAAGGAGTAACTGATATGGTTGCTGAAGCAGTAGTTGCCAGAAAACTAGAAACTACAGGTCACGAGATCATCAAATCTATCCATCCGCACCCAACTGTTTCTGAAGCAATCATGGAAGCAGCAGCAGCAGCTTACGGAGAAGTGATCCACATTTAA
- a CDS encoding TIGR01777 family oxidoreductase: protein MKIIIAAGTGFLGQNLEKYFTEKGDQVYILTRNPKRKNEIYWDAGTIGEWKNSLEHTDVLINLTGKSVDCRYHEKNKTEIYTSRIDSTKILQKAVDSCIVPPKVWLNASSATIYIHSEKQLNTEENGIIGDDFSMNICKSWEEEFFRIQNQEIRKIALRTSIVLGNNGGAFPKLKMITRLGLGGKQGRGNQMVSWIHIEDFCRAVDWIIQNKNLHGTINITAPIPLSNEIMMKKLRKQFKAPFGLNAPIWQLEIASIFLKTETELLLKSRNVYPEKLIESGFQFSYPTFDEAVLQLIKDS from the coding sequence ATGAAAATAATTATCGCTGCCGGAACCGGATTTCTAGGCCAGAATTTAGAAAAATATTTTACAGAAAAAGGCGATCAGGTTTATATTCTGACCCGTAATCCCAAACGTAAAAATGAGATCTATTGGGATGCTGGAACAATAGGTGAATGGAAAAACAGTCTTGAGCATACTGATGTGCTTATCAATCTTACAGGGAAATCTGTTGATTGCCGTTACCATGAAAAAAATAAAACAGAAATTTATACATCAAGAATTGACAGTACCAAAATATTGCAAAAAGCGGTTGATAGTTGTATTGTCCCACCAAAAGTGTGGTTGAATGCAAGTTCTGCAACCATTTACATTCATTCTGAAAAACAATTGAATACAGAGGAAAACGGAATTATTGGAGATGATTTTTCAATGAATATCTGTAAAAGCTGGGAAGAAGAATTTTTTAGAATTCAAAATCAGGAAATAAGAAAAATTGCACTCCGTACTTCCATTGTATTGGGAAATAACGGTGGAGCATTTCCCAAACTGAAAATGATAACCAGACTAGGACTGGGAGGGAAGCAGGGAAGAGGAAATCAGATGGTAAGCTGGATTCATATTGAAGATTTCTGCAGGGCAGTAGATTGGATTATCCAAAATAAGAACCTACATGGTACCATTAATATAACAGCACCAATTCCGTTATCTAACGAAATCATGATGAAAAAACTAAGAAAACAGTTCAAAGCTCCCTTTGGACTGAATGCTCCGATATGGCAGTTGGAGATAGCTTCCATATTTCTGAAAACAGAAACCGAATTATTGCTGAAGAGCCGTAATGTGTATCCTGAAAAGCTCATTGAAAGCGGATTCCAATTTTCATATCCCACTTTTGATGAAGCCGTTCTTCAGCTTATTAAGGATTCCTGA
- a CDS encoding YqjF family protein, producing MNFLKAEWRKLAIINYEINPELLSQYLPKGTELDFYKGKCYVSLVGFMFLNTKLLGLPIPFHRNFEEVNLRFYVKKNENGIWKRGVVFIKEIVPKQALSFVANSVYKENYHTMPMKNIIRHQEKELLIQYSWKDKNWHSIQITAENKKQPMEADSEFEFITEHYYGFTKKENKTSEYEVCHPKWDCYRIKEYQLEIDFQKIYGRDFECLNHQQPISVMLAEGSEIKVKTKKYLI from the coding sequence ATGAATTTTTTAAAAGCAGAATGGCGGAAATTAGCCATCATCAATTACGAAATCAATCCGGAGCTGTTATCACAATATCTTCCAAAAGGCACTGAGCTTGATTTTTATAAAGGTAAATGTTATGTCAGCCTGGTTGGGTTTATGTTTCTGAATACAAAATTATTGGGCTTACCTATTCCCTTCCATCGCAATTTTGAAGAAGTGAACCTCAGGTTTTATGTAAAGAAAAATGAAAACGGAATATGGAAGAGAGGAGTGGTTTTTATTAAAGAGATTGTTCCGAAGCAGGCTTTAAGCTTTGTTGCCAATTCTGTTTATAAAGAAAATTATCATACCATGCCGATGAAAAATATAATTCGCCATCAGGAAAAAGAATTATTGATTCAATATTCATGGAAGGACAAGAACTGGCATTCCATTCAGATCACTGCAGAAAATAAGAAACAGCCTATGGAAGCCGATTCAGAATTTGAATTCATTACAGAACATTACTATGGTTTCACTAAAAAAGAAAATAAAACCTCAGAATATGAAGTCTGTCACCCCAAATGGGATTGCTACCGGATAAAAGAATATCAGCTGGAAATTGATTTTCAAAAGATTTATGGGCGCGACTTTGAGTGCCTTAACCATCAGCAGCCCATTTCGGTAATGTTGGCTGAAGGTTCGGAAATTAAAGTAAAAACTAAAAAATATCTTATTTAA
- a CDS encoding SRPBCC family protein, with protein sequence MSRIYLETQVNADIHTVFDLARSIDLHQQSTSKTHEKAIAGRTSGLIEENETVTWRAKHLGVYQTLTTKIISMDKPNQFTDEMQKGAFKSLHHRHIFKRTDGKTLMIDIFDFESPLGIIGKIVNRIFLKNYLRNFLLERNQLIKATAELTTDSITTQVRRANLI encoded by the coding sequence ATGTCTAGAATTTATTTAGAAACCCAGGTTAATGCTGATATCCACACCGTTTTTGATTTGGCAAGAAGTATAGATCTGCATCAGCAGTCAACCTCAAAAACTCATGAAAAAGCAATTGCAGGGCGTACATCCGGTTTAATTGAAGAAAACGAAACCGTAACCTGGAGAGCAAAACATTTGGGAGTGTATCAAACCCTCACCACAAAAATTATTAGCATGGATAAGCCCAATCAGTTTACTGATGAAATGCAGAAAGGAGCCTTCAAATCATTGCATCACCGGCATATTTTTAAAAGGACAGATGGAAAAACGCTGATGATTGACATCTTTGATTTTGAATCCCCATTAGGAATAATAGGAAAAATAGTTAACAGGATATTCCTTAAAAACTATCTCAGAAATTTCCTGTTAGAAAGAAATCAGCTCATAAAGGCAACTGCAGAATTAACAACAGATTCCATAACAACCCAGGTACGAAGAGCCAACTTAATCTGA
- a CDS encoding GbsR/MarR family transcriptional regulator, with amino-acid sequence MQLSEAKEKYIQTWGTFATNWGINRTMAQVHALLLASGKPLSTDEVMEQLEISRGNANMNLRALIDWGIVRKEFIKGDRKEYFVAEKDVWYLFKQITKERRKREIEPVISFLEELRNIDDNDSEEAKEFIKLMDDFSSVTGKINNIMDLAIKSDDHWLVGKITNLLK; translated from the coding sequence ATGCAACTTTCAGAAGCCAAAGAAAAATATATTCAGACCTGGGGAACCTTTGCGACCAATTGGGGAATTAACCGTACAATGGCACAGGTGCATGCTTTACTTTTGGCGAGTGGCAAGCCATTATCTACAGATGAGGTGATGGAGCAGCTGGAAATTTCCAGAGGGAATGCCAATATGAACCTCCGTGCCCTTATCGATTGGGGTATCGTAAGAAAAGAATTTATAAAAGGTGACCGTAAAGAGTATTTCGTAGCAGAAAAAGATGTATGGTATCTTTTCAAGCAAATTACCAAAGAACGTAGGAAAAGAGAGATTGAACCGGTAATTTCTTTTCTTGAAGAATTGAGGAATATTGATGATAATGATTCGGAAGAAGCAAAAGAATTTATCAAACTAATGGATGATTTCAGCTCTGTAACAGGAAAAATCAATAACATTATGGATCTGGCAATAAAGAGTGATGATCACTGGCTGGTAGGAAAGATCACCAACCTGCTGAAATAA
- a CDS encoding T9SS type A sorting domain-containing protein: MENNHIDQQFNEASKRSEEPTVFPGFDKVWKKVEEKLDEKKDKKKIIPVWLPYGIAASLIMGMGALYFLNKKEVTESVKSAIVEHKSAPKPSVNNHIATIDHITKENIQKEKNKKHIVEETVIVYNDIVPEPLREPNLSQVVSSSPPAIERHMETSDGVKNIDEVVMTGYGIKRELATTASSVSTVSDMISGTVPGLEITRSGKDADIRIRGMSSVNGSVKQPLVVVNGILTTIDGLKEINPERIKQVTVLKPEESSALYGSRAANGVIVVKTKHLRRAEKVKLEELYSKSIKEVEKKTIEKEKDLPKAGQLTAGEINDFSKWEYWKDIAAPSLEAYKRTWKFYPDRRISVQLTNRNKKPVIGERIKLLDDKKNVVWEAVSDNLGNAELWIHPMEGEISNSGKYYLSDTSGQIISSTVNEFKNGQNLIVLDRPCVNKRKLDLAFVVDATGSMGDEITYLQSELLDVLRKVEMNLNNPEIRYGSVFYRDKDDEYITRKFDFSNKAEDLIQFIRQQRAAGGGDTPEAVVEALQVSIDELKWSPGNSTKIMFLILDAPPHHSEENIRKLYDKIKEAAQKGITIIPLAASDTNKETEYLMRTFALLTNGTYTFLTNDSGIGNNHIKPTIDSYEVEKLNSLLLRLILQRATLPECTSGISNENINKKMETEITRQADTKTVIFPNPTKGMIKIRTTFKIEELYIYDLAGKIIMRKENLEEGKNTIDMTSYPQGIYWVRVRANNNWETFKVIKN; encoded by the coding sequence ATGGAAAATAATCATATAGATCAACAATTCAATGAAGCCTCCAAGCGTTCAGAAGAACCAACTGTTTTTCCTGGTTTTGATAAAGTTTGGAAAAAAGTTGAAGAAAAACTGGATGAGAAAAAAGATAAAAAGAAAATCATTCCAGTCTGGCTTCCTTATGGGATTGCTGCAAGTCTTATAATGGGAATGGGAGCTTTATACTTCCTGAATAAAAAGGAAGTGACAGAATCTGTAAAATCTGCAATAGTAGAACATAAATCGGCACCAAAACCTTCCGTTAATAATCATATTGCTACAATTGATCACATAACGAAAGAAAATATTCAGAAAGAAAAAAATAAGAAACATATTGTAGAAGAAACGGTAATAGTTTATAATGATATTGTTCCGGAACCATTAAGAGAACCTAACCTTAGCCAGGTGGTTTCTTCATCACCACCTGCGATTGAACGCCATATGGAAACTTCTGACGGAGTTAAGAATATTGACGAGGTTGTTATGACTGGTTATGGTATTAAAAGAGAGCTTGCTACTACTGCATCAAGTGTAAGTACAGTGTCAGATATGATAAGTGGAACTGTTCCGGGATTAGAAATAACCAGGTCTGGAAAAGATGCGGATATACGAATAAGAGGAATGAGCAGTGTTAATGGAAGTGTTAAACAGCCATTGGTGGTTGTTAACGGAATCCTTACAACAATTGATGGTTTGAAGGAGATCAATCCTGAACGTATTAAACAGGTGACAGTTCTTAAACCTGAAGAATCATCAGCATTATATGGAAGCAGGGCTGCAAATGGAGTAATTGTTGTAAAAACAAAACATTTGCGACGAGCTGAAAAGGTAAAACTGGAAGAATTGTATTCAAAAAGTATAAAAGAAGTAGAGAAAAAAACTATAGAAAAAGAAAAGGATCTCCCTAAAGCAGGACAGCTCACTGCTGGAGAAATAAATGATTTTTCTAAATGGGAATATTGGAAAGATATAGCTGCACCAAGCCTTGAAGCGTATAAAAGGACCTGGAAATTTTACCCAGACAGAAGGATTTCCGTTCAATTGACTAATAGAAATAAAAAACCTGTAATCGGAGAAAGAATAAAGCTGTTAGATGATAAAAAGAACGTGGTTTGGGAAGCTGTTTCAGATAATTTAGGAAATGCTGAACTATGGATCCATCCAATGGAAGGAGAAATTTCAAACTCTGGAAAATACTATTTATCAGATACTTCAGGTCAGATCATCAGCAGTACGGTTAATGAATTTAAAAATGGTCAGAACCTTATTGTCCTAGACAGGCCATGTGTGAACAAAAGAAAGCTGGACCTTGCTTTTGTAGTAGATGCCACAGGATCTATGGGAGATGAAATCACTTATCTGCAGTCTGAACTGCTAGACGTTCTCAGAAAAGTAGAAATGAATCTAAATAACCCTGAAATAAGATATGGTTCCGTATTTTACAGGGATAAAGATGATGAATATATCACCAGAAAATTTGATTTTTCTAATAAAGCTGAAGATTTAATCCAGTTTATCAGACAGCAGAGGGCAGCCGGAGGAGGAGATACCCCTGAAGCAGTAGTAGAGGCATTACAGGTTTCCATTGATGAATTGAAATGGAGTCCGGGAAATTCCACTAAAATTATGTTTCTGATCCTGGATGCTCCTCCCCATCACTCTGAAGAAAATATCCGGAAACTATATGATAAAATAAAAGAGGCAGCTCAAAAAGGCATAACCATCATTCCATTGGCAGCTAGTGATACCAATAAGGAAACAGAATATCTCATGAGGACTTTTGCATTGCTTACCAACGGAACCTATACATTCCTTACCAATGATAGCGGAATAGGAAATAATCATATTAAACCTACTATAGATTCTTATGAAGTTGAGAAACTGAACAGTCTCCTGCTAAGGCTCATTCTCCAGAGAGCTACACTTCCTGAATGTACAAGTGGTATCTCCAACGAGAATATCAATAAAAAAATGGAAACCGAAATAACCCGGCAGGCTGATACAAAAACAGTGATCTTTCCCAATCCAACGAAAGGAATGATTAAAATAAGAACAACCTTTAAAATTGAAGAGTTGTACATCTATGATCTGGCCGGGAAAATAATTATGCGGAAAGAAAATTTGGAAGAAGGTAAAAACACAATTGATATGACTTCTTATCCTCAAGGTATCTACTGGGTTCGCGTGCGAGCCAATAATAACTGGGAGACATTTAAGGTCATTAAAAATTAA
- a CDS encoding RNA polymerase sigma factor, giving the protein MERELLLECQCNDRKAQRKVYEQMAGRLYSVCKRYLKNDEDIEEVLADAFYKIFTKIGQLQNHDTFEVWAKKITVNECLQKLRKDKNLFISLEDHLNELSEAPSEHISFEKDILGLLNFLPEGCRAIFNLFAIEGYPHKEIASMLSISEGTSKSQLNFARKKLQELLVNQNI; this is encoded by the coding sequence ATGGAACGAGAATTATTATTGGAATGTCAGTGTAACGATCGCAAAGCGCAGCGGAAAGTTTACGAGCAAATGGCGGGCAGGCTTTACTCAGTCTGTAAACGTTATCTGAAAAACGATGAAGATATAGAAGAAGTATTAGCTGATGCCTTTTATAAGATCTTTACAAAGATTGGCCAGCTTCAGAATCATGATACTTTTGAGGTGTGGGCAAAAAAAATCACGGTGAATGAATGTCTCCAGAAATTAAGAAAAGATAAAAACCTGTTTATTTCTCTGGAAGATCATCTAAACGAGCTTTCAGAAGCACCGTCAGAACACATTTCTTTTGAAAAAGATATTTTGGGCCTACTGAACTTTCTTCCCGAAGGCTGCAGAGCTATTTTTAATCTTTTTGCCATTGAAGGATATCCGCATAAAGAAATCGCTTCCATGCTTTCTATTAGTGAAGGAACTTCGAAATCCCAGCTCAATTTTGCGAGAAAGAAACTTCAGGAACTTTTGGTAAATCAAAACATTTAA
- a CDS encoding C1 family peptidase, with amino-acid sequence MKNAKIASLLFVLSAGSMMFAQDDLINKLKNNQSQNANFQFTTLKDVGATSVKNQGSSGTCWSYSGNSFLESEMQRMGKKPVDLAEIFTARNSYHDKAKLYVLNNGAISWGDGGELHDVINMYKKYGAVPQDVYSGLKPGQTTNNFKEMQGKLKPVLDSLVQASSKGKLTDNWMDSVDGILDEYLGKVPANFTYEGKNYTPKTFAKEVVGINPEDYVELSSYKDYPYYQKFVVPIPDNWSHDSDWNVPMKDLTAIIDNAVTKGYSVGWATDVSEPYFSYKNGVAYVPDMDLDQINAENKQTLFTEPKKDKTITEDMRQKGLNNLSTTDDHGMHIVGLAKDQTGKEYYMVKNSWGVTNDFAGYLYVTRPYVEYKSTAILVHKNAIPKSILKQLKPTKNIGL; translated from the coding sequence ATGAAAAATGCGAAAATTGCATCATTACTTTTTGTTTTGTCTGCAGGAAGTATGATGTTTGCCCAAGATGACTTAATCAACAAATTAAAAAACAACCAATCACAAAATGCTAATTTTCAGTTTACAACGCTAAAAGACGTTGGTGCTACTTCTGTAAAGAACCAGGGTTCATCAGGAACTTGCTGGAGCTACTCAGGAAACTCTTTCCTGGAATCTGAAATGCAGAGAATGGGCAAAAAACCTGTAGATCTTGCTGAAATCTTTACAGCAAGAAACTCCTACCATGATAAAGCTAAGTTATATGTTTTAAATAACGGAGCTATCAGCTGGGGTGACGGCGGAGAACTTCACGATGTAATCAATATGTACAAAAAGTACGGAGCAGTTCCACAAGATGTTTATTCAGGGTTGAAACCTGGGCAGACAACCAACAACTTCAAGGAAATGCAAGGGAAATTAAAGCCGGTTCTTGACAGCCTTGTTCAGGCTTCTTCTAAAGGAAAGCTTACTGATAACTGGATGGATTCTGTAGATGGTATTCTTGATGAATACTTAGGTAAAGTCCCTGCTAACTTCACATACGAAGGAAAGAACTACACCCCAAAAACTTTTGCAAAGGAAGTTGTAGGAATTAACCCTGAGGATTATGTAGAATTATCTTCTTACAAAGATTATCCTTACTACCAGAAATTTGTAGTTCCGATTCCTGATAACTGGAGCCATGATTCTGACTGGAATGTACCTATGAAAGACCTTACTGCAATCATTGACAATGCAGTAACTAAAGGATATTCTGTAGGTTGGGCAACTGACGTTTCTGAGCCTTACTTCTCTTATAAAAACGGGGTAGCCTATGTTCCGGATATGGATTTAGATCAAATCAACGCTGAGAATAAGCAGACTTTATTTACAGAGCCTAAAAAGGATAAAACAATCACAGAGGACATGCGTCAAAAAGGCCTTAACAACCTTTCTACAACGGATGATCACGGTATGCATATCGTGGGATTGGCAAAAGACCAAACCGGTAAAGAATATTATATGGTGAAAAACTCCTGGGGAGTAACGAATGATTTCGCAGGATATCTGTATGTAACCAGACCATATGTTGAATACAAGTCTACTGCTATTCTGGTTCACAAGAATGCGATCCCAAAAAGTATCTTAAAACAGTTGAAACCAACAAAAAATATTGGTTTATAA
- a CDS encoding bacteriocin-like protein, producing MKNLRKLAKSDLKGINGGNAPECPAGTQACYYTGTDGSQRWRCISETSECP from the coding sequence ATGAAAAACCTTAGAAAATTAGCAAAATCAGATCTGAAAGGAATTAATGGCGGAAATGCTCCTGAATGTCCAGCAGGAACCCAGGCATGCTATTATACGGGTACAGATGGCTCTCAAAGATGGAGATGTATTTCGGAAACTTCAGAGTGTCCTTAA
- a CDS encoding NADH:flavin oxidoreductase, with translation MNTSSLFKPFHYKNLQLKNRIVMAPMTRAQSDNGVPTQKIADYYGRRAASEVGLILSEGTVINRPGSKNMQNIPDFYGTEALKGWKNVIDTVHQNGGKMGPQIWHVGDTRMSEDYPLLPMEKASTMTIEDIQDTIAQFAASAKSAKDLGFDCLEIHGAHGYLIDQFFWEVTNTRTDEYGGKTLKERSRFAVEVVKTIRAAVGEEFTIILRLSQWKQQDYKTRLAFTPNEMEDWLLPLKEAGVDIFHCSQRRFWEPEFEGSDLNFAGWAKKITGQPTITVGSVGLNGDFLNAFAGQGTEKTDLTELIKRLDNEEFDLVAVGRAILQDYQWVKKIKEGDTASLLDFSAESMSVLF, from the coding sequence ATGAATACATCATCATTATTTAAACCGTTTCATTATAAAAATTTACAGCTAAAGAACAGGATTGTAATGGCTCCGATGACCAGAGCACAATCTGACAATGGAGTTCCAACTCAGAAAATAGCTGACTATTATGGAAGAAGAGCAGCTTCAGAAGTGGGACTGATCCTTTCAGAAGGTACCGTTATCAACAGACCAGGATCAAAGAATATGCAGAATATCCCGGATTTTTATGGAACAGAAGCTTTAAAAGGCTGGAAAAACGTAATAGATACCGTACATCAAAATGGCGGTAAAATGGGGCCTCAGATTTGGCATGTTGGAGATACCAGAATGTCTGAAGATTATCCGTTATTACCTATGGAGAAGGCCTCAACGATGACTATTGAAGATATTCAGGATACAATTGCACAATTTGCGGCTTCAGCAAAATCAGCAAAAGATCTTGGCTTCGACTGTCTTGAAATTCATGGAGCACATGGCTATCTTATTGATCAGTTTTTCTGGGAAGTAACCAATACAAGAACAGATGAATATGGCGGGAAAACTCTAAAGGAAAGGAGCCGTTTTGCAGTTGAGGTAGTGAAAACTATCAGAGCCGCTGTGGGAGAGGAATTTACCATTATCCTTCGCCTTTCTCAGTGGAAGCAGCAGGATTATAAAACCAGATTGGCTTTTACTCCAAACGAAATGGAAGATTGGTTACTGCCATTAAAAGAAGCAGGGGTTGATATTTTTCATTGCTCACAACGCCGTTTCTGGGAACCTGAATTTGAAGGTTCTGATTTGAACTTTGCAGGATGGGCCAAGAAAATTACCGGACAGCCAACCATTACTGTAGGTTCTGTAGGGTTGAACGGGGACTTCTTAAACGCTTTTGCAGGCCAGGGAACAGAGAAAACAGATCTTACAGAACTGATTAAAAGACTGGATAATGAAGAGTTTGACCTTGTAGCAGTGGGACGTGCCATATTGCAGGATTATCAGTGGGTAAAAAAGATCAAAGAAGGAGATACAGCTTCTCTTTTAGACTTTTCAGCAGAAAGTATGAGCGTATTATTTTAA
- a CDS encoding winged helix-turn-helix transcriptional regulator: protein MKKNELMQYSCPLGKAMAALGSKWKPIIVLVIKDRKLRFGELAVRINVISRKVLTDQLREMETDGLVIREEFKELPPRVEYSLTEKGLALLPILYLLEEWEAKYQVKGQYSEECNELKKEKKKAAKV from the coding sequence ATGAAAAAGAACGAATTAATGCAATACAGCTGTCCTTTGGGTAAAGCCATGGCTGCCCTGGGAAGCAAATGGAAACCGATTATTGTATTGGTGATTAAAGACCGAAAATTACGTTTTGGAGAGCTTGCCGTACGCATTAATGTCATCTCCAGAAAGGTATTAACTGATCAGTTACGGGAAATGGAAACCGATGGCTTAGTGATCCGTGAAGAGTTTAAAGAACTTCCTCCAAGAGTGGAATACTCGCTTACAGAGAAAGGATTGGCTCTGTTACCTATTTTATATCTGCTGGAAGAATGGGAAGCCAAATACCAGGTGAAAGGACAATATTCTGAGGAATGCAATGAATTGAAAAAAGAAAAGAAAAAAGCTGCGAAAGTCTAG